A stretch of DNA from Papio anubis isolate 15944 chromosome 4, Panubis1.0, whole genome shotgun sequence:
TGCCTTTACTAGCCTATTTATTGCTAGAGCATATTTGTACCAGCAAGGCACAATATTAGACTTGAAAGTCTACTTCTGGTTTCAACACATAAATTCCCAGGGATGAAAAAGATGGAGTGGAAACctataaattaaaagatttaaaaacataacctgagtgaagagacaacctatggaatgggagaatatatttgcaaactatatgtCTGATAAAGGGTCAATATCCAAAACATGTAataactcaatagtaaaaaaaaaaaaattgcactttGAGGAGCGGTCACcggctgtgctcccaggctggagtgcagtggctgatctcggctcactgcaagctctgcctcccgggttcacgccattctcccgcctcagcctcccaagtagctgagactacgaagcgcccgccaccacgcccggctagtttttgtattttcagtagagggcagggtttcaccatgttagccaggatagtcgatctcctgacctcgtgatccacccttcggcctcccaaaagtgctgggattacaggcttttcgagcagcctcaaaaaaaaattttaatgggcaaaggacataaatagacatttttccatagaagatatagaaatggccaacaggtatatgaaaaaatgctcagtatcactaaccaagggaatacaaaataaaaccacaatgagataccatctcacacctgttagaaacGCTATTATCAGAAACAAAGATGGCGGGCATGATggctgtgcctgtagtcccagctgctcaggaggccgaggcaggaggatcacttgggtccaggagttcaagaccagcctgagcaacataatgagaccccatccctaaaaCACTAACAAAAGATGAAAGATTTCAAGtgttggcagggatgtggagaaaagggaacccttgtacaccaCTGGTGAGATTgtgaattagtacaaccattatggaaaacaatatggtggtttctcaaaaatgtaaacatagaaCTTATCTGGCGTtcccaccactgggtatatatccacaggaaatgaaatcagtatgttgaagaaatACCTTGCACTCgtattcatcacagcactattcacaatagccactatatagaatcagcctaagtgtccatggatgaatgaatgaagaaaatgtgatatatacacaatGACATACTATTCAGTCTTACAAAAAAGACGaatatcctgtcatttgcaacaacatggatgagcctagaAGACATTAAGTAAATCAGGCACAGAAGAGTACCTCGTGATCTTAattatatgtggaatctgaaaaagtcaaactcaaaaagaggaaaatgatgcTCAAGAGCCAGAGGGCGGGGGCattggggagatgttggccaaaggacacaaaatttcagacagaagaggaataagttcaagagacctACTGTATTAttatggtgactacagttaataatatgtatttgaaaattgctGAAAGAGTAGATTATCAGTGTTCTCAccatgaaaaaatacatataaggggacttcaaaaagttcatggaaaaatggaattaaaagactaaaaattatttctcaacataagctctATCAAATTCAAGATACTTTTGTAAAcaatgataccagccatttagtccatccctgAAGAACTCTGAGGGCCCTGGGAATTTAACAACGTCAGTGCAGTCTCTTTTACATCATaaagaaaaatgggtgccctttaaagatttttttaagatcaggaaacaaaaaagtcaaaaggaGCTAAATCAGAACTGTAAGGTGGATGCTAATGATTTCCCATGGAAACTCTTGTAAAATTGCCCTGTTCCAcaagaggaatgagcaggagcattgttgTGGTAGAGAAGGACTTTCTCATGAAATTTTCCTGGGCTTTTTTAAACTAAAGCTTTGGCTTTCTCAAAACattctcataataagcagatgctATCATTCTTTGGGACTCCaaaaaatcaacaagcaaaatgccttgagcatcccaaaaaactgttgccatgacctttgctcttgactggtCAACTTGTGCTTTGACTGGACCATgtcacctcttggtagccattgctttgattgagTTTGTCTTTAGGATGACACTGTAGAaccatgtttcatctcctgttaacaattctttgaagaactgcttcaggatcttgagcccacgtttaaaattttccattgaaAGCTGTCttttgtctgcagctgatctggtgCATTGGTTTTAGTACTGATTGAGTGGAAAGTTTGCTTAACCTTTTCAGTCAGAATTGCATAAAATGACCTAACTGAGATGGTTTGGGCTATCATTTATGCTGTTAATGGTCAGTTCTCTTCAGTTAGGGCACAAACAAGATTAACTTTGTTACTCACAAACTGATGTGGATAGGGCTATAGTGAATTAAGATtggccacacatttttttttttttttgagacggagtctcgcttcatTCCCCAGGCTGCgcagtggatctcagctcaccgcaagctccgccccggtttacgcccattctcctgcctcagcctcccggctgactacaggcacccaccacctcgctagtttttgtatttttttggtagagacgggtttcactgcagttGCTTGTGGACACcccgacctcctgacctcggattcaatctgccttggcttcccaaagtgctgggattacaggtttgagcttCAATCGCTTCTGGCCTGGCCACACATTTTAACAGTTGAAGTTGGTGATGggttcattttacttttcttttttttttgagacggagttcatggctgtcgcctggctggagtgcagggcgattcgctcactgcaagctccgcttcccggttcacgactctcctgcctcagcctcctgagtagttaactacaggcgcccaccaccaccgctcttattttagtagagacgggtttcactgtggtctcgaccTCCCTGACTCAGGatcctggcctcggcctcccaaagggattacagggcTTTGAGCCACCGGGCTACcgtctcattttactttttctacttttataaacATGAAATTCTCAGTAATGATGTAACTTAACTTTTTTTTGGTGATGAAatctttgctctgtcactcacgcTTGAGTGcaggcgatctcagctcattgcaggtaagctctgcctcccggattcacttattctcctgctccttcttcagcctcccaagtagctgggactacaggcgcccgccaccacaccaggctaattttttgtatttttagtagagacagggtttcactgtgttagccaggatggtctcgatctcctgacctcctgatcctcctgcctcagcctcccaaagtgctgggattacaggcgtgagccaccacgcccagccgtaacttaaattttttaaagaaaacatgaattggccaagcatcgtggctcatgcctataaatcccaacgttttgggaggccgagatgggaggactgcttgagcccaggagctcgagactggtctgggcaacatagcaagatcctgtctctaacttaaaaaaaaaaagtaagagtaaAGCTTAagattgaaatgataaaatgatcAAGCAACAGGAGTGGTATATACCATCCATACTGCTCTATCACTACTCCTTTTGGCTTCATCATGATTGTTCTGCACTATTTCTGAAAAGTGAGTTGatcttgatttttcatttttaaaattgcttaaaCTACAGAATATTTATCCAAATTGCTTTTATGTTAGAAATGAATACATATGCTTCCTAATTACAGGACCATATTTATCAgtctgtttttattatatatatgtgtgtgtatatatatatatattttagaaaatcttttttttttttttgagacagagtctcgctctgtttcccaggctggagtgcaatggcgtgatattggctcactgcaacctccgcctcccaggttcaagtgattctcctgcctcagcctccggagtagctgggattacaggcatgcgccaccatgcctggctaactttgcatttttagtagagatgagattcctccatgttggtgaggctggtctcaaactcccaacctcaggtgatccaccctcctcagcctcccaaagtgctgagattacaggcatgagccaccatgcccggcctattatttATATCTTATCAATTCTTTAGGTGGCCAACTTCTTCCCTGCATTATGCTGTTCCCTCTATCTTTTTGGTTTTCAACCCTGTCTGCAACTTACAGTCACTTGGGGAGTTTTTCTAAAAAATGCCCAGGTCCAGTCTCTGTATTCAATCATCTGAGATAGGGCATttgtatatgtaattatttaagtATTCAATGTCTTACCTTCTTGCTGGACTGTTTCATGAAAAGTAAGGCttgtgtccccagtgcctagtACAGTGCCTTTGCTATAGCTGTTTAATAATTGTTAAATGACTACTTCTATTTGcgacatattttaattttgtatcagAAAGAGCTGGAACTATTCTTTTGCAGAAAAACCAAGAGAATATTTAATATCTCTATTGGAACGACTGAGAATTGCAAAAGTAACAGGCGtagcatttcctttctttatggATAACTCTAACATTGTGGccatgtttgagatgatggactCCTCAGGCAGAGGCACTATATCATTTGTGCAGTATAAAGAAGGTCAGTACATTCTACAAATTGAGGTAATAGTTTGTGGTCattccataatttttttctagcaGAAAATACTTCTCACTTTGTAAAATTCTCACTTAATTTCTTCTCATTATTTTACAGCCCTAAAAACTCTGGGTCTATGCACTGAAGATGAAGATTTAAAAGATGATGGACATATAATAACTTTGGATAAATTCAAGGAGGAAgtgtaagtttatttttaagtgacaaatattttaataaggtgGCATGATTTTGAAACATAACGCCTTTTAAAATAGGTTCCtatcttttgaaagaaatattttgttccCTTGAAACTTTCAGCTGACTGGAAAGTGAGGACAGGGAAGGCTGACAGTAAAGTCTCTAAGCTCGGGAATA
This window harbors:
- the EFCAB10 gene encoding EF-hand calcium-binding domain-containing protein 10; the encoded protein is METSNRELQAAEYLERHQIKELVSYLTSALLFFRPEKPREYLISLLERLRIAKVTGVAFPFFMDNSNIVAMFEMMDSSGRGTISFVQYKEALKTLGLCTEDEDLKDDGHIITLDKFKEEVNKRMKEIWSAF